One window of the Acaryochloris sp. CCMEE 5410 genome contains the following:
- a CDS encoding ATP-dependent helicase, translating to MVIDLEQKIAKLRASLRPGQQELADWQAGPLAVSAVPGAGKSYGMAVAAAITLGRKNLNRAQQLVIVTFTRSAATHLKQQVRKHLRELQLPLGGFTVQTLHGLALNIASRHPQLSGIHLDQVTLITPNRHHRLLRQCVEQWVADHPQAYQELLVRGAFDGEETERLRRQSVLRSDCLPELAAIAIREAKSSGLSPQQLYALAEQVQDEVSVLAIAAGLYERYQRLLEAQQLIDYDDMILAALQVLDNQSARQVWQKQVFAVFEDEAQDSTPLQFRLLNGLASHEASKAKPNLVRVGDPNQAINSTFTPADPIFFRDFCQQSQAQQRLATMNQAGRSSAIIIQAANFMLDWINQSQLAGQEQPFQPQTIQTVTKHDPQANANPAHEGRGLEIYTPEDVYQTADLIGQRVCQLLTDHPDANAAILVRENKQGSFLAERLNHPDQMVTLAAHGIEILDVGGGSRQTQVPFEMLTILQFLARPHSPNTLKAALQIFVDRQLIPAQEVHPLASQPEIFLYPGPLDPPQSEQVQEASSFCCKLLRSRWELPHYRLISFLALSLKYNPAELATADKLAARLAQQTQGAPSMTTTLPILQELISAERFDPVDVEDVESQYLRPRQLTIITMHKAKGLDWDFVFLPFLHARIIPGELRIPAPSQFLGPFSLAEVARAQIRANVHKQFPLPNMEEAWQRASDLKRAEEFRLLYVAMTRAKRLLWMSAAQQAPYNWNWFDWQRQTKLDKQTPCPVLRPLQAQFQSDHPPNSTPSRI from the coding sequence TTGGTAATTGATTTAGAGCAAAAAATAGCTAAATTACGGGCTTCTCTCAGGCCTGGGCAGCAAGAATTAGCAGATTGGCAAGCCGGTCCGCTTGCTGTTTCTGCTGTCCCAGGCGCAGGGAAATCCTATGGCATGGCGGTAGCTGCAGCGATTACCCTTGGGCGTAAAAACCTCAACCGTGCCCAACAGCTCGTAATTGTTACTTTCACTCGCTCAGCGGCAACACATCTCAAACAACAGGTTCGTAAACATTTACGCGAGCTACAGCTGCCCTTAGGTGGGTTTACCGTGCAAACCTTACATGGGTTAGCCCTCAATATTGCCTCCCGTCATCCCCAACTTTCGGGGATTCATTTAGACCAAGTCACCCTGATTACCCCCAACCGCCACCATCGCCTCTTGCGCCAATGCGTCGAACAATGGGTGGCGGATCATCCTCAGGCGTACCAAGAGCTTCTGGTTCGAGGAGCCTTTGACGGAGAAGAAACAGAGCGGTTACGTCGGCAGTCAGTGTTGAGATCGGATTGTTTGCCGGAGTTGGCTGCGATCGCAATTCGTGAAGCCAAAAGTTCGGGACTCAGCCCTCAGCAGCTCTATGCTTTAGCCGAACAGGTGCAAGATGAGGTATCTGTACTTGCCATTGCCGCTGGTCTTTACGAACGATACCAACGACTACTCGAAGCTCAACAGCTCATTGACTATGACGATATGATCCTAGCGGCTTTGCAGGTGCTCGATAACCAGAGCGCTCGCCAAGTCTGGCAAAAACAAGTCTTTGCCGTATTCGAAGACGAAGCCCAGGATTCAACCCCACTCCAATTCCGTTTACTGAACGGATTAGCTAGTCACGAGGCCTCCAAAGCAAAACCCAATCTAGTCCGCGTTGGCGATCCCAACCAAGCCATCAACTCCACCTTTACCCCTGCCGATCCCATTTTCTTCCGAGACTTCTGTCAACAGAGCCAGGCTCAACAGCGATTAGCAACCATGAATCAGGCCGGACGCAGCTCTGCCATCATCATTCAGGCTGCTAATTTTATGCTGGACTGGATCAATCAGTCTCAGTTAGCAGGACAAGAACAACCCTTTCAACCTCAGACGATTCAAACGGTGACCAAGCACGATCCTCAAGCCAACGCAAATCCAGCTCATGAAGGACGAGGACTAGAGATATACACACCTGAAGATGTTTACCAAACGGCTGATCTCATCGGCCAGCGGGTCTGCCAACTGCTGACGGATCACCCAGACGCAAATGCAGCCATCCTAGTTCGGGAAAATAAACAAGGGAGCTTTCTAGCAGAGCGTCTTAATCACCCGGATCAAATGGTGACTCTAGCCGCTCATGGCATTGAAATCCTCGATGTGGGAGGTGGCAGCCGCCAGACGCAAGTTCCCTTTGAAATGCTGACCATTTTGCAGTTTTTGGCCCGTCCCCATTCTCCCAACACCCTCAAAGCAGCCCTGCAAATTTTCGTCGATCGGCAACTCATCCCAGCCCAAGAGGTCCATCCTTTAGCCAGTCAACCTGAAATTTTCCTCTATCCAGGCCCGTTAGATCCACCCCAGTCGGAGCAGGTGCAGGAAGCCAGTAGTTTTTGCTGCAAGCTGTTGCGATCGCGGTGGGAATTGCCCCATTATCGGCTGATTTCTTTTTTAGCCCTATCCCTGAAATACAATCCCGCCGAGCTAGCCACTGCCGATAAATTAGCAGCACGACTCGCACAACAAACCCAAGGGGCACCGTCGATGACAACGACCTTGCCCATTTTGCAAGAACTCATCAGTGCCGAACGGTTCGATCCCGTTGACGTCGAAGATGTTGAGTCTCAATATTTGCGCCCTCGCCAACTCACAATCATTACCATGCACAAAGCTAAGGGGCTGGATTGGGATTTTGTATTTCTGCCGTTTCTACATGCCCGCATTATTCCAGGGGAACTAAGAATTCCTGCCCCTAGCCAATTCCTTGGTCCTTTCAGTTTGGCAGAAGTGGCTCGCGCACAAATCCGAGCTAATGTCCACAAGCAGTTTCCACTACCGAATATGGAAGAGGCATGGCAACGGGCTAGCGATCTTAAACGTGCAGAAGAATTTCGTCTACTCTATGTTGCCATGACCCGAGCCAAACGACTGTTATGGATGTCTGCAGCCCAACAAGCCCCCTACAATTGGAACTGGTTTGACTGGCAACGCCAAACTAAGCTAGACAAGCAGACTCCTTGTCCTGTCCTGAGGCCCTTACAGGCTCAATTCCAATCCGATCACCCCCCTAACTCAACGCCGTCCAGGATTTGA